In a single window of the Pocillopora verrucosa isolate sample1 chromosome 4, ASM3666991v2, whole genome shotgun sequence genome:
- the LOC131779767 gene encoding kelch-like protein 12 isoform X2, whose product MAALSEILHCKCAQFRDEGQFIDVRLQVDEDVFPVHRIVLAASSDYFYAMFTNGMKESNQEIIELKDESITSNALKIILDSIYTEDLHVTEKNVFEVLAAAFHLQVTSVVQRCSEFLKKEFVQLRLDLQNYCLLCTVANRHGMKDLREAAESKMALTFKDICESEEFLSVIEPDQLVGLLSRDDLSAPSETFIFKSVMQWIKHKKEERMAVAAKVIGAVRLGLVDIRVVLEELNTEEMQRDPQIHKQVYEALVHNNMPSNLSKFTEERAKPRSTSQPPDDFYIDATSPFGLHSHLNCDL is encoded by the exons ATGGCTGCATTATCTGAGATTCTCCATTGCAAATGCGCTCAATTCAGAGATGAAGGTCAATTTATCGACGTTCGATTACAAGTCGACGAAGACGTCTTTCCAGTTCATCGTATCGTGCTGGCTGCGAGTAGCGATTATTTCTACGCCATGTTTACGAACGGAATGAAGGAGTCTAACCAGGAAATTATCGAATTGAAAGACGAAAGCATCACGTCAAATGCTCTAAAGATCATCTTAGACTCCATCTACACTGAAGATCTTCATGTCACCGAGAAAAACGTGTTCGAAGTACTCGCTGCAGCATTTCATCTCCAAGTGACGAGTGTTGTACAACGCTGCAGTGAATTCCTGAAGAAAGAATTTGTTCAGCTCCGACTGGATCTGCAGAATTACTGTCTGCTCTGCACGGTTGCCAATAGACACGGTATGAAAGATCTGCGAGAGGCGGCGGAGAGCAAGATGGCATTAACGTTTAAGGATATCTGTGAAAGCGAAGAATTTTTGTCCGTTATAGAACCAGACCAATTAGTTGGCCTTCTCAGCCGAGATGACCTCAGTGCACCGTCTGAGACGTTCATCTTTAAATCAGTGATGCAGTGGATCAAGCACAAGAAGGAAGAGAGGATGGCAGTTGCAGCCAAAGTTATTGGAGCTGTTCGTCTGGGGCTGGTAGACATCAGAGTTGTGCTTGAAGAACTGAACACAGAAGAGATGCAGAGAGATCCTCAAATTCACAAACAAGTTTATGAAGCATTGGTCCATAACAACATGCCCTCTAATTTGTCCAAGTTTACTGAGGAAAGAGCTAAACCAAGATCAACAAGTCAA CCTCCAGATGATTTCTACATTGATGCTACATCGCCGTTTGGTCTGCATTCCCATCTGAACTGCGATTTATGA
- the LOC131779767 gene encoding kelch-like protein 12 isoform X1, whose product MAALSEILHCKCAQFRDEGQFIDVRLQVDEDVFPVHRIVLAASSDYFYAMFTNGMKESNQEIIELKDESITSNALKIILDSIYTEDLHVTEKNVFEVLAAAFHLQVTSVVQRCSEFLKKEFVQLRLDLQNYCLLCTVANRHGMKDLREAAESKMALTFKDICESEEFLSVIEPDQLVGLLSRDDLSAPSETFIFKSVMQWIKHKKEERMAVAAKVIGAVRLGLVDIRVVLEELNTEEMQRDPQIHKQVYEALVHNNMPSNLSKFTEERAKPRSTSQALIAVLPKLQMKYFDFQSKIWKNLPSTVPSIQAARCDSAISVGCTLFVTGPAPDHSFFFYRYDTKSNAWERKQISSNGYAAVNNLCNLGDYIYAISSCLVQVPKRYNIAKRQWQSISKLSTNPYYQACNIGAIVHQSIFVLCGDTCCIEGRYQPAVLHCFDPAKNEWEERAKTCQPHFGSSLFEVNGKLFVAGGKCTRQNHNYPAPVEVYSEETNTWSVVKQEHIPDNNLGAVEIEGRVYFIINQFPIDSGIRISPGEVYPVPLDEWENLGKIEQCAVLCYFPLKREYTKTE is encoded by the exons ATGGCTGCATTATCTGAGATTCTCCATTGCAAATGCGCTCAATTCAGAGATGAAGGTCAATTTATCGACGTTCGATTACAAGTCGACGAAGACGTCTTTCCAGTTCATCGTATCGTGCTGGCTGCGAGTAGCGATTATTTCTACGCCATGTTTACGAACGGAATGAAGGAGTCTAACCAGGAAATTATCGAATTGAAAGACGAAAGCATCACGTCAAATGCTCTAAAGATCATCTTAGACTCCATCTACACTGAAGATCTTCATGTCACCGAGAAAAACGTGTTCGAAGTACTCGCTGCAGCATTTCATCTCCAAGTGACGAGTGTTGTACAACGCTGCAGTGAATTCCTGAAGAAAGAATTTGTTCAGCTCCGACTGGATCTGCAGAATTACTGTCTGCTCTGCACGGTTGCCAATAGACACGGTATGAAAGATCTGCGAGAGGCGGCGGAGAGCAAGATGGCATTAACGTTTAAGGATATCTGTGAAAGCGAAGAATTTTTGTCCGTTATAGAACCAGACCAATTAGTTGGCCTTCTCAGCCGAGATGACCTCAGTGCACCGTCTGAGACGTTCATCTTTAAATCAGTGATGCAGTGGATCAAGCACAAGAAGGAAGAGAGGATGGCAGTTGCAGCCAAAGTTATTGGAGCTGTTCGTCTGGGGCTGGTAGACATCAGAGTTGTGCTTGAAGAACTGAACACAGAAGAGATGCAGAGAGATCCTCAAATTCACAAACAAGTTTATGAAGCATTGGTCCATAACAACATGCCCTCTAATTTGTCCAAGTTTACTGAGGAAAGAGCTAAACCAAGATCAACAAGTCAA GCGCTGATTGCAGTTCTTCCTAAGCTTCAAATGAAGTATTTTGATTTCCAAagcaaaatatggaaaaacTTACCATCGACAGTACCGTCGATCCAGGCGGCTCGTTGCGATTCTGCAATCTCTGTAGGCTGCACCTTGTTTGTCACAGGACCAGCCCCGGATCAtagctttttcttttatcgtTACGACACAAAGAGTAATGCTTGGGAGAGGAAGCAGATTTCGTCAAATGGATATGCGGCAGTTAACAATCTGTGTAATCTAGGAGATTACATTTATGCTATTAGTTCTTGTTTAGTTCAGGTTCCTAAAAGGTACAACATTGCCAAAAGGCAGTGGCAAAGCATTTCAAAACTGAGTACAAATCCTTATTATCAGGCCTGCAATATTGGAGCAATAGTTCATCAATCAATATTTGTCCTCTGTGGCGATACGTGCTGTATAGAAGGAAGATACCAACCAGCAGTATTACACTGCTTCGACCCGGCTAAGAATGAGTGGGAAGAAAGGGCAAAAACTTGCCAACCACATTTTGGATCCAGTCTTTTCGAAGTAAATGGTAAACTCTTTGTTGCTGGGGGCAAATGTACTCGTCAAAATCACAATTATCCCGCACCAGTAGAAGTGTATAGCGAGGAAACCAACACCTGGTCTGTTGTTAAACAAGAACATATTCCCGACAATAATCTCGGTGCAGTGGAAATAGAAGGGAGGGTGTACTTCATCATCAATCAATTTCCAATTGACAGTGGGATTAGAATTTCACCAGGGGAGGTGTATCCTGTTCCTCTGGATGAGTGGGAGAACTTAGGAAAAATTGAACAATGTGCAgttctttgttattttcctttaaagagaGAATATACGAAAACTGAGTGA
- the LOC131779761 gene encoding kelch-like protein 28: protein MVAHSRILLSKCSQFRREGEFIDIRLKVGDTLFPAHRVVLASYSDYFHSIFTDGKEANQEVIEMKDKSISPQILKIVMDSIYTGDLHVNQKSVFEVLLAASQLQISSVVQLCCDFVKKEFIENGIDLRNYSVLCTVAERLGLRDLLEAAEAKMASMYKDVCESKEFLTHIDADQLLSLLGRDDLNSPSEAFVFKSALKWIRHKREERMAVAGKVIGAVRLGLVDVKIVIEELKTEEMQRFPEVNMHLQESMMHHCIPSHEFAAEKMKPRSMSPVLVAIHPTRMYGSEWRTRADFCPELAFARYFDVDTKLWKPLASVAQLDERIDVCCYAELIGSYLFVVTEVQMQVRKDRDYVVYRYHILNNKWEKLPELKIRESYDLCNPFELWDIRNKICACSVSGYLYVITQSNPPQRYSLSTGVWQAGEELNFVKNVQRDKERFGFVAATVMNYKIYVIHGYQAVDNHTWVDKPAVVHCFDPEKNEWERKASTCHPHFDSSIFVVNNRLCVAGASHRNRTGAQVVELYDKRNDTWSVVEQKHIPKNNLGAFEIERRVYFLINNFPIDSGIRIPPEENYPVHLGDEWENLAKVSGEAVLCYLPVKKENLR from the exons ATGGTGGCCCATTCTAGAATTCTCCTCTCTAAGTGTTCCCAGTTCCGTagagaaggagaatttatcGACATACGTTTGAAAGTGGGTGATACACTTTTCCCAGCTCACCGAGTTGTACTTGCTTCGTATAGCGATTATTTCCACTCCATATTTACAGATGGGAAAGAAGCGAACCAGGAAGTGATCgaaatgaaagataaaagcatttcaccGCAGATACTCAAGATCGTTATGGACTCAATCTACACTGGTGATCTTCATGTCAACCAGAAGAGCGTATTTGAGGTTCTTCTCGCAGCTAGTCAGCTTCAAATCTCAAGTGTTGTTCAACTGTGTTGTGATTTCGTAAAGAAGGAATTCATAGAAAACGGAATTGACCTGAGGAACTACTCCGTGCTGTGTACAGTCGCCGAAAGACTCGGTTTGAGAGATCTGCTAGAGGCAGCAGAGGCCAAGATGGCATCCATGTACAAAGATGTTTGCGAAAGTAAAGAATTCCTGACTCACATCGATGCAGATCAACTACTCAGCCTTCTTGGTCGAGATGACCTCAATTCACCCTCCGAAGCTTTCGTCTTCAAATCAGCGCTGAAGTGGATCAGACACAAACGGGAAGAGAGGATGGCAGTTGCTGGAAAAGTTATCGGAGCTGTTCGCCTGGGGCTGGTAGACGTTAAGATTGTGATCGAAGAGttgaaaacagaagaaatgcaGCGATTTCCCGAGGTAAACATGCATCTACAAGAATCCATGATGCATCACTGTATTCCTTCACATGAATTTGCTGCAGAGAAAATGAAACCAAGATCAATGTCTCCG GTTCTCGTGGCTATCCATCCTACTCGAATGTATGGAAGTGAGTGGAGGACCAGAGCCGACTTTTGCCCTGAACTCGCTTTCGCTCGATATTTTGATGTTGACACCAAATTGTGGAAGCCTTTGGCATCGGTTGCTCAGCTAGATGAAAGGATTGATGTATGTTGTTATGCAGAATTGATTGGAAGTTACTTGTTTGTAGTCACAGAGGTGCAGATGCAAGTTAGGAAAGACCGTGACTATGTTGTATACCGTTATCACATATTAAATAACAAGTGGGAGAAACTTCCAGAGTTGAAAATAAGGGAATCATATGACCTATGCAACCCATTTGAACTATGGGACATACGGAATAAGATTTGCGCATGCTCAGTCAGTGGGTATTTGTATGTCATTACTCAATCAAATCCTCCCCAAAGGTATTCTTTGAGCACTGGCGTTTGGCAAGCTGGGGAAGAGTTGAATTTTGTCAAAAATGTACAACGTGACAAAGAAAGGTTCGGATTTGTGGCGGCAACAGTAATGAATTATAAAATATATGTAATTCATGGCTATCAAGCAGTTGATAATCATACGTGGGTCGACAAACCAGCGGTAGTGCATTGTTTTGACCCAGAGAAAAATGAATGGGAACGTAAAGCTTCGACCTGCCATCCTCATTTTGATTCTAGTATTTTTGTAGTCAATAACAGACTATGTGTGGCAGGGGCTTCACACAGAAATCGTACAGGGGCCCAGGTGGTGGAATTGTATGACAAACGTAATGACACCTGGTCTGTTGTGGAGCAGAAACATATCCCGAAAAACAACTTAGGTGcatttgaaattgaaaggagggtgtatttcttaattaacaaTTTTCCTATTGACAGTGGTATTAGAATTCCTCCGGAGGAAAATTATCCTGTCCACTTAGGTGATGAATGGGAAAACTTAGCAAAAGTAAGTGGAGAAGCAGTCTTGTGTTATTTGCCTGTCaagaaagaaaacttgagataa
- the LOC131779770 gene encoding kelch-like protein 3, translating to MVVNNSEILLSKCAQFRGEEQFIDVRLKVGEDIFSAHRIVLAANSDYFYAMFTDGMREANQEVIELKDESISPDILTIILDSIYTGEPHLNEENVFEVLAAADHLQVTSVVQQCCDFLLTEFVKLRFDFEKFCRIWKIADSHGLKDLQEAAEYKIAKMYKDVCESEEFLTHIEVDQLFSLLSRDDLSAPTETFIFKSVMQWIKHKKEERMEVTAKIIGAVRLGLVNIREVIAELNTQEMRVIPEIHTLLHESLLYSYEPSASSEFATNKTKPRSMKSVLVAITPQAQMQYFDFEIKEWKPLPTMAQLTEANACFCAEYVGSHLYVAGKKEEYFVTYRYDTVSNTWKTLPPILGCEHKIDSLCSIDDYIYAIRESQPPHRFSLKTNQWQSINSFYITGVRPNTFCCKASAVFNSCLFVVHGIDREMRSTGSGFPRYEDKPAVVFCFDPELNQWKAKASANCGHFNSSLFVVNGRLCIAGGIGSITYNSVAPVEIYDEQNNKWSHVEQSHIPYNNLGAVEVEGRVYFIINNFPIDSGIRIPPGEKYPVPLDEWENLREVDYNAVLCYLPVRNESLTAE from the exons ATGGTTGTAAACAATTCCGAGATTCTTTTGTCCAAATGTGCTCAGTTTAGAGGCGAGGAGCAGTTCATTGATGTTCGATTAAAAGTTGGTGAAGACATCTTTTCAGCTCATCGCATCGTGCTGGCTGCGAATAGCGATTATTTCTACGCCATGTTTACAGATGGAATGAGAGAAGCAAATCAGGAAGTGATCGAGCTGAAAGACGAGAGTATTTCACCTGATATTTTAACGATCATACTGGACTCCATCTACACCGGAGAGCCTCACCTCAACGAAGAAAACGTGTTTGAAGTTCTTGCTGCAGCAGATCATCTTCAAGTGACGAGTGTTGTTCAACAGTGTTGTGATTTCCTGCTGACCGAGTTTGTGAAGCTTCgctttgattttgaaaaattctgcCGCATCTGGAAAATCGCTGATAGCCATGGCTTGAAAGATCTGCAAGAAGCTGCCGAGTATAAAATTGCTAAGATGTATAAAGATGTCTGTGAAAGCGAAGAATTTTTGACCCACATCGAAGTAGATCAGTTATTCAGCCTTCTCAGCCGAGATGACCTCAGTGCACCGACCGAGACATTCATCTTTAAATCGGTGATGCAGTGGATTAAACACAAAAAGGAAGAGAGAATGGAAGTTACGGCCAAAATTATTGGAGCCGTTCGTCTGGGGTTGGTGAATATCAGAGAGGTTATAGCGGAGCTCAATACGCAAGAAATGCGAGTCATTCCAGAGATTCACACGCTTTTGCACGAATCACTGTTGTACAGCTACGAGCCTTCAGCTAGCTCCGAGTTCGctaccaacaaaacaaaaccaaggtCCATGAAATCG GTACTTGTGGCCATTACTCCTCAAGCCCAGATGCAGtactttgattttgaaatcaaagaatggAAACCTCTTCCAACCATGGCTCAGTTGACTGAGGCAAATGCGTGTTTCTGTGCAGAGTATGTCGGTAGTCACCTGTATGTAGcgggaaaaaaggaagaatattTTGTTACTTATCGATATGATACCGTTAGTAATACTTGGAAGACGCTACCGCCTATTTTAGGGTGTGAGCATAAGATCGATTCTTTATGTTCTATCGATGATTATATCTACGCAATCAGAGAATCGCAGCCACCTCATAGGTTtagtttaaaaacaaatcagtgGCAATCCATAAATTCATTTTACATCACAGGAGTTCGTCCAaacacattttgttgtaaagcgTCCGCagttttcaactcgtgtttgtTTGTAGTTCATGGTATTGATAGAGAGATGAGATCTACCGGAAGTGGGTTTCCTAGATATGAGGATAAACCAGCcgtggttttttgttttgatccaGAACTAAATCAATGGAAAGCTAAGGCATCAGCTAATTGTGGTCATTTTAATTCCAGCCTCTTTGTAGTAAACGGTAGACTATGCATTGCAGGGGGCATAGGTTCTATTACGTACAATTCTGTCGCCCCAGTTGAAATTTATGATGAGCAGAACAACAAGTGGTCTCATGTTGAACAAAGCCACATTCCATACAACAATCTCGGTGCGGTTGAAGTTGAAGGGAGGGTGTATTTCATTATCAACAATTTCCCAATTGATAGTGGAATTAGGATTCCACCAGGAGAAAAGTATCCTGTGCCTTTAGATGAATGGGAGAATCTTAGAGAGGTTGATTATAACGCAGTTTTGTGCTACCTACCTGTGAGGAACGAGAGTTTAACAGCAGAGTAA